A genomic segment from Diospyros lotus cultivar Yz01 chromosome 5, ASM1463336v1, whole genome shotgun sequence encodes:
- the LOC127801932 gene encoding beta-glucosidase 12-like, with the protein MATQGFLLVGLLLVAASLAQTQAAAAELNRHSFPKGFVFGASSAAYQYEGGADSRGEVNWDRFIREFPDKIVDGSNASIADDFYNRYKEDVKVMKEIGLDVFRFSISWARILPHGRLSKGVNKVGIAFYNSLINELLAHGIKPVATLYHFDLPQALEDEYGGLLSTKFQQDFQDFADLCFHLYGDRVKQWITFNEPYVFIFLGYDLGNMPPGRCSAWMNNSCPGGDSATEPYIAGHNVLLAHAKAVRLYQRKYQVSQKGEIGITLNVPWMYPDSNSTEDEKAAKRALDFMYGWFIHPVVYGSYPRSMRSLVRRRLPKFTANETLLVRGSYDFIGLNYYTAYFVNHVPFSNKPPHPSFTTDSYSTFSSESSNGKPVGLQVGTSYSVPDGLERILVYTKDQYKNPELYITENGMAYYNNQTVAESIKDPDRIEFYHAHLSAIEAAIKQGVDLKGFMAWSWLDTFEWNSGYTVGYGLNYVDFKDNLKRYPKNSAFWYKKFLAP; encoded by the exons ATGGCTACGCAAGGGTTCCTCCTGGTCGGCCTCCTCCTCGTCGCCGCCTCGTTGGCTCAAACTCAGGCTGCGGCGGCCGAGTTGAACCGCCACAGCTTCCCCAAAGGTTTCGTCTTCGGCGCATCCTCCGCTGCCTATCAA TACGAGGGTGGAGCTGACTCAAGGGGCGAAGTTAATTGGGATCGGTTCATTCGCGAATTCCCAG ATAAGATAGTAGATGGTAGTAATGCATCCATAGCTGACGATTTCTACAATCGTTACAAG GAAGACGTGAAAGTAATGAAGGAAATAGGTTTGGATGTTTTCAGATTCTCCATCTCGTGGGCCAGAATATTGCCTC ATGGGAGGTTGAGCAAAGGAGTGAACAAAGTGGGAATCGCATTCTACAACAGTCTCATCAACGAGCTTCTAGCACATG GCATTAAGCCAGTTGCCACGCTCTATCACTTTGATCTTCCCCAAGCCTTAGAAGATGAATATGGCGGTCTTTTAAGCACTAAATTTCA GCAAGATTTTCAAGACTTCGCAGATCTTTGTTTCCACTTATATGGTGATAGGGTCAAGCAATGGATCACTTTTAATGAGCcctatgtttttatttttcttggttatgaCTTGGGCAATATGCCACCTGGCCGATGCTCAGCATGGATGAACAACAGCTGCCCCGGCGGTGATTCAGCCACAGAGCCTTATATAGCTGGCCACAATGTGCTTCTTGCCCATGCAAAAGCCGTAAGACTATACCAGAGGAAGTACCAA GTGTCTCAAAAGGGTGAAATAGGAATAACCTTAAATGTTCCCTGGATGTACCCCGATTCCAACTCAACAGAAGATGAAAAAGCAGCCAAGAGAGCTCTTGACTTTATGTATGGATG GTTCATTCATCCAGTTGTTTATGGTAGCTATCCACGATCAATGAGATCGCTTGTGAGAAGGAGATTGCCAAAATTCACTGCTAACGAGACATTGTTAGTTAGAGGGtcttatgattttattgggctaAATTACTATACTGCATACTTTGTGAACCATGTGCCCTTCAGTAATAAACCTCCTCATCCTAGCTTTACAACAGATTCTTACTCCACATTTTCAA GCGAGAGCAGCAACGGAAAGCCTGTTGGTTTACAG GTTGGAACTTCTTATTCCGTTCCAGATGGGCTAGAAAGGATACTGGTTTACACCAAGGATCAATACAAAAATCCAGAACTGTATATTACAGAGAATG GCATGGCATATTACAACAATCAAACAGTTGCCGAAAGCATCAAGGATCCAGACAGGATTGAGTTCTACCATGCCCATCTCTCGGCCATTGAAGCAGCTATCAa gcAAGGTGTTGACCTCAAGGGTTTCATGGCGTGGTCTTGGCTAGACACATTCGAGTGGAATTCAGGTTACACTGTTGGATATGGTCTCAACTATGTAGATTTTAAAGATAATCTAAAAAGATACCCTAAAAATTCAGCTTTTTGGTATAAGAAATTCTTGGCTCCTTGA
- the LOC127801931 gene encoding beta-glucosidase 12-like isoform X1, which yields MAKQSFLLLSLLVVAASLALTEPVTAADRAVPQEFNRTNFPKGFVFGASSAAYQYEGAPKLRGKVIWDAFIRDFPYKIEDRSNATVANGFYYLFRKDIQTMKMMGLDVFRFSISWARVLPYGKVSGGVNKIGVAFYNALIDQLLANGIKPFVTLHHFDTPQALEKKYESFLNDEIVIDYADYAEFCFKTFGDRVKNWITFNEPNVFIPQGYDLGTLAPGRCSKWRNNNCTVGNSATEPYIVGYHLLLSHAEAVKRYKTKYQASQKGQIGITLIAGGMYPQSNKDKIAAKRVQDFMFGWFIHPVVYGDYPRIMKTLVRRRLPKFNSTQSESLKGSYDFIGLNYYSSYYVINIPFSNKPAHLSYSSDYYGNLSTEKNGVPIGPTEGTLFSVPKGFTDILVYVKKYYKNPKIYITENGTGQLNNQTAAEGVKDPYRIRYYYQHLSALEKAIKEGVNVKGYMAWSFLDDFEWSSGYTVRYGLNYVDYGDGLKRYPKDSACWYKNFLLSSGKMLRC from the exons ATGGCTAAGCAAAGCTTTCTGCTCCTCAGCCTCCTTGTCGTTGCCGCTTCGCTGGCTTTAACCGAGCCGGTGACGGCGGCAGATAGGGCTGTCCCGCAAGAGTTTAACCGCACCAACTTCCCCAAAGGTTTTGTCTTCGGCGCGTCATCAGCTGCCTATCAA tATGAAGGTGCACCAAAATTGAGGGGCAAAGTCATCTGGGACGCATTCATTCGCGACTTCCCTT ATAAGATAGAGGATCGGAGCAATGCTACCGTGGCAAATGGCTTCTATTATCTTTTCagg AAAGACATACAAACAATGAAGATGATGGGGCTGGATGTTTTCAGGTTCTCCATCTCTTGGGCCAGAGTATTACCTT ATGGAAAAGTAAGTGGAGGAGTGAACAAGATTGGAGTTGCCTTCTACAATGCTCTCATCGACCAGCTCCTAGCAAatg GTATAAAACCTTTTGTTACACTTCATCACTTCGATACTCCTCAAGCGCTTGAAAAGAAGTACGAGAGCTTTTTAAACGATGAGATTGT GATTGATTATGCAGACTACGCAGAGTTTTGTTTCAAAACGTTTGGCGATAGAGTCAAGAATTGGATCACTTTCAATGAGCCAAATGTTTTTATTCCACAAGGCTATGACTTGGGTACCTTGGCACCTGGACGATGCTCGAAATGGAGGAACAACAATTGCACCGTTGGGAATTCTGCGACTGAACCTTATATAGTTGGCTATCATTTACTTTTGTCACATGCTGAAGCAGTAAAACGATACAAGACAAAATACCAA GCATCTCAAAAGGGGCAGATAGGGATAACTTTGATTGCTGGTGGAATGTATCCACAGTccaataaagataaaattgcaGCAAAAAGAGTCCAAGATTTCATGTTTGGATG GTTTATTCATCCTGTAGTTTATGGTGACTACCCACGAATAATGAAAACTCTTGTACGACGTCGGTTACCAAAATTCAATTCTACACAGTCAGAGAGTTTAAAAGGGTCTTACGATTTCATTGGACTAAACTACTACAGTTCATATTACGTAATTAATATTCCATTCAGTAATAAGCCAGCTCACCTGAGCTATTCTTCAGATTATTATGGTAACCTCTCAA CTGAGAAAAATGGAGTACCCATTGGACCAACG GAGGGAACCTTATTTTCCGTTCCAAAGGGATTTACAGATATATTGGTATATGTTAAAAAATACtacaaaaatccaaaaatatacATTACAGAGAATG GGACGGGTCAGTTGAACAATCAAACAGCTGCAGAAGGTGTAAAGGATCCATATAGAATAAGATACTATTATCAGCACCTTTCGGCCCTTGAAAAAGCTATTAA GGAGGGTGTTAATGTTAAGGGTTACATGGCATGGTCATTTCTTGACGATTTCGAGTGGAGTTCTGGGTACACTGTTAGATATGGTCTCAATTATGTTGATTACGGTGATGGGTTAAAAAGATATCCGAAAGATTCAGCTTGCTGGTACAAAAATTTCCTACTTTCAAGTGGGAAAATGTTGAGATGCTAA
- the LOC127801931 gene encoding beta-glucosidase 12-like isoform X3, which produces MKMMGLDVFRFSISWARVLPYGKVSGGVNKIGVAFYNALIDQLLANGIKPFVTLHHFDTPQALEKKYESFLNDEIVIDYADYAEFCFKTFGDRVKNWITFNEPNVFIPQGYDLGTLAPGRCSKWRNNNCTVGNSATEPYIVGYHLLLSHAEAVKRYKTKYQASQKGQIGITLIAGGMYPQSNKDKIAAKRVQDFMFGWFIHPVVYGDYPRIMKTLVRRRLPKFNSTQSESLKGSYDFIGLNYYSSYYVINIPFSNKPAHLSYSSDYYGNLSTEKNGVPIGPTEGTLFSVPKGFTDILVYVKKYYKNPKIYITENGTGQLNNQTAAEGVKDPYRIRYYYQHLSALEKAIKEGVNVKGYMAWSFLDDFEWSSGYTVRYGLNYVDYGDGLKRYPKDSACWYKNFLLSSGKMLRC; this is translated from the exons ATGAAGATGATGGGGCTGGATGTTTTCAGGTTCTCCATCTCTTGGGCCAGAGTATTACCTT ATGGAAAAGTAAGTGGAGGAGTGAACAAGATTGGAGTTGCCTTCTACAATGCTCTCATCGACCAGCTCCTAGCAAatg GTATAAAACCTTTTGTTACACTTCATCACTTCGATACTCCTCAAGCGCTTGAAAAGAAGTACGAGAGCTTTTTAAACGATGAGATTGT GATTGATTATGCAGACTACGCAGAGTTTTGTTTCAAAACGTTTGGCGATAGAGTCAAGAATTGGATCACTTTCAATGAGCCAAATGTTTTTATTCCACAAGGCTATGACTTGGGTACCTTGGCACCTGGACGATGCTCGAAATGGAGGAACAACAATTGCACCGTTGGGAATTCTGCGACTGAACCTTATATAGTTGGCTATCATTTACTTTTGTCACATGCTGAAGCAGTAAAACGATACAAGACAAAATACCAA GCATCTCAAAAGGGGCAGATAGGGATAACTTTGATTGCTGGTGGAATGTATCCACAGTccaataaagataaaattgcaGCAAAAAGAGTCCAAGATTTCATGTTTGGATG GTTTATTCATCCTGTAGTTTATGGTGACTACCCACGAATAATGAAAACTCTTGTACGACGTCGGTTACCAAAATTCAATTCTACACAGTCAGAGAGTTTAAAAGGGTCTTACGATTTCATTGGACTAAACTACTACAGTTCATATTACGTAATTAATATTCCATTCAGTAATAAGCCAGCTCACCTGAGCTATTCTTCAGATTATTATGGTAACCTCTCAA CTGAGAAAAATGGAGTACCCATTGGACCAACG GAGGGAACCTTATTTTCCGTTCCAAAGGGATTTACAGATATATTGGTATATGTTAAAAAATACtacaaaaatccaaaaatatacATTACAGAGAATG GGACGGGTCAGTTGAACAATCAAACAGCTGCAGAAGGTGTAAAGGATCCATATAGAATAAGATACTATTATCAGCACCTTTCGGCCCTTGAAAAAGCTATTAA GGAGGGTGTTAATGTTAAGGGTTACATGGCATGGTCATTTCTTGACGATTTCGAGTGGAGTTCTGGGTACACTGTTAGATATGGTCTCAATTATGTTGATTACGGTGATGGGTTAAAAAGATATCCGAAAGATTCAGCTTGCTGGTACAAAAATTTCCTACTTTCAAGTGGGAAAATGTTGAGATGCTAA